cCCTGTCCCAacgtatttttctttctttttctcctacagCTATTCTGTGACAGTGAAAAAGTGATACGTACCTCAGAGAGTGTGGACTGGGAAGACAGAACTGTTCCTGGAACGTTGGttagaaatgtggtacattcaaGGATTACCAGTCCTGTGCATCTCTTTGTTAAACAGCCTctgggttcaaagccagcataTGCAGACAATTTGGAAAACTTTGGGGATTGGCTGGCAAACAGAACAGAGATTCAAGAGCCACTAGCAAGAACTAAAAGACGGCCAATAGTGAAGACAggaaaatttaagaaaatgtttggGTGGGGTGACTTCCATTCTAACATTAAAACTGTCAAACTTAACCTGCTCATCACAGGAAAAATTGTTGATCATGGAAATGGAACATTTAGTGTTTATTTCCGGCACAATTCAACAGGCCTGGGCAATGTTTCAGTGAGCTTGGTACCTCCCTCTAAAATAGTAGAATTTGAAGTGTCCACCCAGTCTTCCTTGGAGACTAAGGAATCCAAATCTTTTAACTGCCATATTGAGTATGAAAAAACAGATCGGGCAAAGAAGACTGCTTTGTGCAATTTTGACCCATCCAAAATCTGTTACCAGGAGCAGACTCAAAGTCATGTGTCCTGGTTATGTTCCAAACCATTTAAAGTCATCTGCATTCACATTGCCTTTTACAGTATTGATTATAAACTTGTACAAAAGGTTTGTCCTGACTACAATTACCATAGTGAGACACCATACTTAACTTCTGGATAAATCTTTTCTCAGTAATAGAAATGAAATTTTCATGTCAATTTACCTAGAATGCCAATAAAACAGGCCCAGCTTTCCCTGACAAAAGACCCTTCTATTTCTGGCAATAGACTGTAATTACTTGTCCATATttcacattaaaatatatattcaaatgagAAGTTGATTTATTTTGGTGATATTATCCTTATCTAAAAAGTTAAACAGATTGTAAAAAACCATCATTTTCATGTAAGATGGTAACATTCTGGAAATGTTGCTTCTCTGTAAGAAGCATCAGCAGTAGCCATGTGTAAAAGGAGGAACCAAATTGTGCATGTGATAAGCACTGTTCTTCAAACAGTTCAATTGTGCATGTGATGAGCCTGTCTTTGATGTGTTTTAGAAAGTTTCAAAGAGTAGGTTCAGTAAAATAATTGAGAAGATGGTGTTTAAGAGATGGATTGTGTTTCTGGTATTgaactgttttttaaaattactatctCTTGATGTCAATTTTAATAGCTACAATGTCACAAGAAAATCAAACACAATACTATCTGAGCAGTCTGCATAGACAATGATTGAAGCACTTTACTATTATGATTCTCATTTGAGTGGTATTGAAACATACCACTTGGGTACTAGATAAGCAAATGTAGGTGTAAGTCAACTCAACAATAATGAAGATGATATTTGTAGACACTTCAGTGttgcagattcttttttttaattcttattcaCATTAAAGTAAGGACTTCAGTCCCATTATTTGATAgtctgattttatatatacatttgtggAACAATTCTGAAATTGAAAGAAAGTATTTCTGGGCAAAACCATTCCACAGTCATGGACTCATTATTTGTAGGCCCTCAGATTAGGTTTTCTTTGCATTTGTTATCACCAAAATGAGAATAAGAGTTCTATGTAGAAATAATTAGTTACATTTGAGTATTTCTAAAAAATAAGTACTGATATTTACAATGCCTGTATCACTGACATTTTGAGATTACTTTACTCTCAGTGTCCTCATCTTCGAGAAGAGTTGAATGACCATCTTTAGGATGGGTAATGAGACTGAATGAGAACAGATAAAGGGAAGAAGACTGGTAGGACTCGAGACTTGTAGTTAGTCTCCTCTAATAGATATTAACTTCTACTTAAATACTCATCTGTACAGTGTTAAACAAGTAAAATACTTAAATAGGACTCATTTAAGGTAAGTCCTAACCAACAAATGTACTCTTATCACATTGTTCAGAAAGCCTACAGCTTTGTTCTGTACTTTACATCTCTATTCTGTCCTTTTCCTGGAAATACTTATTGTGTCTTACTTTGTCTTTTGTACAAGTTGTGCTGGGCTTGTAAATGGTAGACCATGTTTGATATTTCTCCTTTAGATCATTGGGTGCTTGATTTTGTTGTTAGTAAATAATATTTTGAGGCATCTTCTATGTTCATCTAGAAACATGAACAAATAGTGTTTGTTGTAAACTATGTGTGAACATATATACTTGGAATTTTCTTCACACAAATGAGGTATGTGTacattttatgtaaataaaataatttgcaaGCTCTGCACATGACTCTAGGtagtttttttaaagagattttccTTGCTTTTTCCTCACAAAATTTCAtgactcagtctctctctctctctctctctctctctctctctctctctctctctctctctctctttctctctgtgtgtctttctctgtctttctctctctgtgtctgtttctccatctccctgtctctctctctctctctctctctctctctctctctctctctctctctgtgtgtgtgtgtgtgtgtgtgtgtgtgaatatcaataaaatattaagaatctCTTTGTATACACCTTAAGTAGGACAGGAGGCTATAAAGATTGTAGAAGAAATGGGAAACATGTAGCAAATGGTCTGACATCACATAATAAAAACCCTGTAGGTATTCTGATTGTGCTGTTCAAAACATAAAATTAGCTTTTAAATTATCTGAGGTCCAAAAAATGAGAGGTATAAACATTTCTATGTAaagatgtaaattaaaaatcaactTTTACAATTCTTTAATTCAACagaatttgtgattttttttcaagtttcccacaggcatttttttttttttttgagctggaggccgaacccagggccttgcgcttgctaggcaagcgctctaccactgagctaatccccaaccctacaTAGTTTTAAAGTGATGTAGAACACATGTCACATCCATTTCAAAGTTATAActtaaccagagcttccagggactaagccactacctaaagactatacatggactgaccctggactctgacctcataggtagcaatgaatatcctagtaagagcaccagtggaaggagaagccctgggtcctgctaagactgaacccccagtgaactagattgttggggggagggtggcaatgggtggaggatggggaggggaacactcataaagaaggggaaggggagggattagggggatgtttgcccggaaaccgggaaaggaaataacactcgaaatgtatataagaaatactcaagttaataaaaaaaaaaagtagatcaagaagttagacaccaacaacccaaataatacaattaaaaatgggggacagaggtaaacagaattctcaacaaggGGTTCTCAAATGGCAAAGAAgcacagaaatgttcaacatcattagtcatcaggaaatgcaaatcaaggaATTGGGAATAGATGtacttcaagacccagctataccactcctgggcatatacctaatgTACTCACTTATCAGCGGA
This Rattus norvegicus strain BN/NHsdMcwi chromosome 3, GRCr8, whole genome shotgun sequence DNA region includes the following protein-coding sequences:
- the Nxph2 gene encoding neurexophilin-2, whose amino-acid sequence is MTTNLKAELFCDSEKVIRTSESVDWEDRTVPGTLVRNVVHSRITSPVHLFVKQPLGSKPAYADNLENFGDWLANRTEIQEPLARTKRRPIVKTGKFKKMFGWGDFHSNIKTVKLNLLITGKIVDHGNGTFSVYFRHNSTGLGNVSVSLVPPSKIVEFEVSTQSSLETKESKSFNCHIEYEKTDRAKKTALCNFDPSKICYQEQTQSHVSWLCSKPFKVICIHIAFYSIDYKLVQKVCPDYNYHSETPYLTSG